accagctaccAGATTGACCTGGAGTGTCCCTGTGCAAGAATTTCCACAACACCACCATGGTCATGGAACAAaataaaagtttttaaaaagtatacaaaacattaggaataccttccTCATAGGAACACCCCTCcccactctctgaatggcacacatacacaatctatatctcaattgtctcaaggctaaaaatccttctttaacctgtcttctccccttcatctacaataaacgaagtggatttaacaactgaaatcaataagggatcatacctTACACCTAGATTCGCCTGGACAGTctatgtaatggaaagagcaggtgttcttgatattttgtatactcagtgcattcggaaagtattcagaccccttgactttttcctcattttcttatgttacagccttatcctataattgattaaatagtcccccccccacatcaacctacacacaataccccataatgactaagcaaaaacaggtttttagaaatgtgtacAAATTTATATgaaaaaaaagaaggaaatatcacatttacataagtattcagaccctttactcagtattttgttgacagcaattacagcctctcaaactctgtcaggttgaatgtggagcatcgctgcacagctattttcaggtctctttagagatgtttgatcgtgttcaagtccgggctctggctgggccactcaaggatattcagagacttgtcccgaagccactcctgcattgtcttggctttgtgcctagggtcattgtcctgttggaaggtgaaccttcgccccagtctgagatcctgagggctctggagcaggttttcatcaaggatctctctgtactttgttccgctcatctttgcctcgatcctgactagtctccaagtcccttcccactgaaaaacatccccacaacatgttgctgccaccaccatacttcaccgtagggatggtgccaggtgtcctgcagacgtgacgtttggcattcaggccaaagagttcaatcttggtttcatcagaccatggtctgagagtccttggagtgccttttggcaaactccaagcgggttgtcatgtcCCTTTTACTTGGGAGCGGCTTCCGTCcagtcactctaccataaaggcctgattggtggagtgctgcagagatggttgtccttctggaaggttttcccatctccacagaggaactcgggagctctgccagagtgaccatcaggttcttggtcacgttactgaccaaggcccttctcccccgattgctcagtttgaacGGGCaggcagctctaggaagagttttggtggttctaaacttcatccatttaagaatgatggtggccactgtgttcttggggaccttcaaagttgtgtgcctttccaaatcatgtccaatcaatttaaaatactacaggtggactctaatcaaggatgatcaatctcaaggatgatcaacataaacaggatgcacctgagcttaatttcgagtctcatagcaaatggtctgaatacttatgtaaataaggtatctgtttttaatttttaatagatttgcaaaaatttctacaaacctgttgttactttgtcattatggggtattatgtgttcATTTCCTTTTTTTGTTTGTAAAAaaatacctataaaaccattTTAAAAAGTGTAAAAAGGTAGGCAGGAATTATCTATGACTATCCCCGAGTTTGCCTCACATTACAGAGTAAGATGGAGGACAACCCGTCCATCCATATCCCGCCCACAGGCACCTACACAGGCCCCATGGACTCCACGTCAGTAAGAACCTGGTCGAGGATTTCGTCAATGACTGAACAGTCATAGTTTACTTGTTCGAGGTCCAGCGCTGGGACAAACGTGACCAGGAGACGACCAACGCTCCTCCGAAGCTCCCTCAGTCtgcgcgagagagaaagagagagacagagacagacagacagacagacagaaaaacagattgTCAACATGTACACTGTCAGAAATGAATACTGAAGGAAACAATCTTATCCTCACGTCTGGGGCGTATCCGAGGTCGAGCCATTAGCAGCACTAGTGGCACCCCCGTCTCACCTCTCTGCCTGGTCAGCTGATGTCTGAGCTCCCTcgctctcctgtttctctctcagctgtttctctctctcctgtttctctctctcctgtttctctctctcctgtttctctctcccccactcttgtttctccctcctcagctCCACCACGTCCTGCTGCAGTGTCTCACAAAGAGACCAGAGGttgcccctctcctcctctattatCTCAACCTGTAAATTGGGGAGCAGGCAGGGTCACAGAGGGGATGGATGACAAAGGATtatggggagaggaaggagatatCAGATAGACACCCTGGCAATGTTCTTTCGCACACTGCATTGTCCATTTAACAAATACTAACTGTACCGACAGCTGCTGGGCAAACCTTACTCATTAAATATTAATAGCATACAAATATATATGAGGCTACAAGATGGCCAGCTGGTGACTGACCTTAATCCTCTCCGACTGCTCTCcttcttcccctccttctccagTCTGACAGGCCTGGTGGCAGTGCTCTCTCTTCACAGTGGCCTGGGAGAGCTCCTGCATGCTGCCCTCCAGGTTATGGAGCTGGGAGGTCAACTTGTTGACTTGCTCCTTGAACTGGTCCCTCTCGTGGGCTGCAGCCTGCATGAGCTCCAGCAGCTGGTCCTGCTGCTCCTGGGCCACTGACAGGTTACGGAGGTCAATCATAGGATGGTCTGATGGGTCTGGGGCGGATGGACCAGAAGAGGATGGGCCTGGTGTGCATGGGCCAGCAGAGGGTGGGTTTGGTGTGGAAGGGCCTGGTTCGGTTCTGTCCCTAACTTTTTCCTCCTTCTCCCTTTTCTCCTTGTGCTCCTCATCTTCATCCTTCACTTTGCTCCTGATCTCTGTCTGGGTGGTGATGCTCACCTGCTCTGAAGAAGGTGGTGGAGGGAAGTAGCTGGTCGCCACAGTTCCCGTCTCCACAGAGCTTGTTCCTGTGCAGCTAGTTTTAACATTGCCAGAGCCAGAAGGTGTCTCCATGGTCCTGCTCTCTGATTTTACCATGGCAAGGTCAAAGGTTGCCTTCTTCTGAATAGGGGTGCTGTTGATCTCCAAAATCATAATGTCATCGTCATCCATGATGTTATCGTCGTCATCGTCAACAGGGATGATGACTGACGTGGATGACATGGTTGTTTCAGCAGCCGGTGATACAGTCTCcatggtggtgttgttgtggaaACCATTCAACCTGGGTTTTTTTGTCTCACTTTCAGGGGTCATGGCCAGGGTTCTCTTCATTCTGTAGAGAGGGTATGGGGGCTTATCACTTGATGCACTATTGAATGAATAATGATGATTATTGACAGAAAATCTCTGTCCCCTGTGGCAATGATATGAACTACAAACActatgagaaagagaaagagagagagagagagagagagagaattcaagGGAGGAGAGACCCTACCACTCAGACAGTGGGCCTACCTTGGGTTTGAAGGGGTTGACGCGGCCATAGAGGTTGAAGGGGCCGGAGGAGTTGACGGGGCCGGAGGGGTTGACGGGGCCGGAGGGGTTGACGGGGCTGGAGAGGTTGACAGAAAGCACACGGTAGAGATTAGGGAAATGTTTTTGGAGGAAGGGCTGGTCCttacatcttggccatgttctgttataatctccacccggcacagccagaagaggactggccacccctcatagcctggttcctctctaggtttcttcctagggagtttttcctagccacggtgcttctacacctgcattgcttgctgtttggggttttaggctgggtttctgtacagcactttgagacatcagctgatgtaagaagggctttataaatacatttgatatgaAGAGACGCACATGTATATCAATACCGACATTATTAAAAACATCCCCATCAAcataacacatgcacacacagctcGTACAGTAGACTTACATGCTTTGGCGAGGCAAGAGATCCTCTGATGCTTCAGAGTCTTGTTCTTCTGAGCCAGAGCCTTAACCTGCATCTGCATCTGCTCTGCCTTCTTCTGCTCATCTtcattctgacacacacacaaacaccagggTAGTTTGGGTAGGGTACACAACATATTAGGGAGAACAAAACATTTGTGGGCATAACATTATCATGAACCAGGGTGTGACATATACTACATGACtaaaagcatgtggacacctgcttgtcgaacgtctcattccaaagtcatgggcattcatatggagttggtccccccctttgctgctataacagcctccgctcttctgggaaggctttccactagatgttggaacattgctgatataacagcctccgctcttctgggaaggctttccactagatgttggaacattcctgctgggacttgcttccattctagccacaagagcattagtgatgttgggtgattaggcctggttcgcagtcagctttccaatttatcccaatggtgtttgatggggttgaggtcagggctctggacctcactttgtgaacagggcattgtcatgttgaaacaggaaaggaccttccccaaactgttgccacaaagttagaacCACAGAATctactagaatgtcattgtatgcagtagcgttaagattttccttcactcgaACTAAGGGCcctagcccgaaccataaaaaacagccccagaccattattcctcctccaacaaattttacagttggcactatgcatttagGAAGgttgcattctcctggcatctgccgaacccagattcgtccgtcggactaccagatggtgaagcgtgatttgtcactccagagaaagtgtttccactgctccagagtccaatggcggtgagctttacatcactccagccgacgcttggcattgtgcatggtgatcttaggctggtATGCCGCTGatcggccatggaaaccaatttcatgaagctcccgtagaacagttattgtgctgacgatgcttccagagtcagtttggaactcggtagtgagtgttgcaaccgaggacagacttcagcactcgacggtcccactctgtgagcttgtgtggcctaccacttcgctgctgagccattgttgcccctagacatttccacttcacaataagagcaatacagttgaccgggacagctctagcaaggcagaaatttgacaaacttacTTTTTTttgtaaaggtggcatcctatgaca
Above is a genomic segment from Oncorhynchus nerka isolate Pitt River linkage group LG1, Oner_Uvic_2.0, whole genome shotgun sequence containing:
- the LOC115128356 gene encoding MORC family CW-type zinc finger protein 3-like isoform X2, with protein sequence MASQRGVPISKLSPMFLHTNSTSHTWPFSAIAELIDNAYDSDVNAKQFWIDKTQIKKQDCLIFMDNGNGLDYEKMHKMLSFGYSDKRVINGKHPIGLYGNGFKSGSMRLGKDAIVFSKSQDGDTMQVGMLSQSYLAQIKADEIIVPIISFQCVPHSRYKFNVNEKHKASLQDILHYSIFNTENELLEELKAISSTGSSGTRIIVWNLRRTITRPTEFDFTTFSDDIKIPLDVPLDGLESTSEQYRAIQSELLTKPESYYSLRANNQGLGVIGVIECNFLEPTHNKQDFDNTDKYRKTINNLGVKLEDYWKEIRFKRNKEDPSSTTPVEDTMKRPDQNWVQCDTCLSWRKLPDGIDCKRLPKEWFCHMNPDPQFRSCTVEEEPEDFDDDQPSYQKTYRQHERNTKMKQDKKRQQNEDEQKKAEQMQMQVKALAQKNKTLKHQRISCLAKASPSTPPAPSTPPAPSTPPAPSTSMAASTPSNPRMKRTLAMTPESETKKPRLNGFHNNTTMETVSPAAETTMSSTSVIIPVDDDDDNIMDDDDIMILEINSTPIQKKATFDLAMVKSESRTMETPSGSGNVKTSCTGTSSVETGTVATSYFPPPPSSEQVSITTQTEIRSKVKDEDEEHKEKREKEEKVRDRTEPGPSTPNPPSAGPCTPGPSSSGPSAPDPSDHPMIDLRNLSVAQEQQDQLLELMQAAAHERDQFKEQVNKLTSQLHNLEGSMQELSQATVKREHCHQACQTGEGGEEGEQSERIKVEIIEEERGNLWSLCETLQQDVVELRREKQEWGREKQEREKQEREKQEREKQLREKQESEGAQTSADQAERLRELRRSVGRLLVTFVPALDLEQVNYDCSVIDEILDQVLTDVESMGPV